Below is a window of Desmonostoc muscorum LEGE 12446 DNA.
CCGCCAAAACGTCGGGTAACTCTGCAAGAGTTAATCGAGCAATTACAAATTATGGCGAACCAGCTCAAATTTGTAGAGAAAACCAGCAAACCTATCCGTCCCAGGCGTCAGCCTAGCATCCAAAGTATGCGGCAGGCTCTGGAGTTAGCTCACCAGGAAAATCTGACAGAAGTAGCAAAAGAACTAGAGCAGGTGTTGAAATTATCGGCAAAAGAGCTATGTTTACAACAAAATTGGTTGAATTTGGAAGAACTTGTGCAGTTGTGGACTCAGACCAGGCAATCATCTCAAAATGGGTCTGGACACGAGTCTGAACACAGTCATCTAGTTAGCGTTTTCTGGGCTCTATTACTACTCTCAGCCCAATCGAAAGTAGAGCTATTTCAAGAGGAATTTTACGATGAAATTAAAGTTCGCTTACTCACAGATTCACCTAATAATTCCCAACTTTGTGAGCATCCAATCAACTCAAGAAGCCAAAACTAGCTCTACAGATAATTGACAGATTTTTGCTTGCGCCTCAAAATCCGAGTAAATTGAAAAGATAAGCGATCGCTTGTCATCTAAGTGTACCTATGGTTGCAATAACCACTAAATTACTGTTATCCCTGTTTGGAGGGATATTTTAAAGCAGAAATAAAACTGATGATTAAGTATCACTCAATGAAAGTAAACTGGCTTGTGGTTGAGGAATAAACTTTTATGAAAGCGATGATTCTCGCGGCTGGCAAGGGTACTCGCGTGCGTCCAATTACGTACACTATGCCCAAACCGATGATGCCCATCCTGCAAAAGCCAGTGATGGAGTTTTTGCTGGAACTGTTACGCCAACATGGATTTGACCAGATTCTTGTCAACGTTAGTCATTTAGCTGAGGAAATAGAAAACTATTTCCGTGACGGTCAGCGGTTTGGTGTACAAATTGCCTATTCTTTTGAAGGTAAAATAGACGACGACGGTAAACTCGTCGGTGAAGCCATTGGTTCCGCTGGAGGAATGCGGCGCATTCAAGACTTTTCCCCGTTTTTTGATGATACTTTTGTCGTGTTGTGCGGTGATGCTTTGATTGACCTAGATTTAACTGCGGCAGTTAAATGGCATAGAGCTCAAGGGTCGATCGCTACTATTATTACGAAATCTGTGCCCAAGGAAGAAGTTTCTAGTTACGGTGTGGTTGTTACCGACGACGATGGTCGCGTTAAAGCTTTCCAAGAAAAACCTTCAACTGAAGAAGCCCTCAGTACCAACATCAACACTGGTATTTATATCTTTGAACCAGAGGTATTTAATTATATCCCCTCTGGCGTGGAATACGATATTGGTAGCCAATTATTCCCCAAACTAGTGGAAATCAAAGCTCCGTTTTATGCCATCCCTATGG
It encodes the following:
- a CDS encoding sugar phosphate nucleotidyltransferase encodes the protein MKAMILAAGKGTRVRPITYTMPKPMMPILQKPVMEFLLELLRQHGFDQILVNVSHLAEEIENYFRDGQRFGVQIAYSFEGKIDDDGKLVGEAIGSAGGMRRIQDFSPFFDDTFVVLCGDALIDLDLTAAVKWHRAQGSIATIITKSVPKEEVSSYGVVVTDDDGRVKAFQEKPSTEEALSTNINTGIYIFEPEVFNYIPSGVEYDIGSQLFPKLVEIKAPFYAIPMDFEWVDIGKVPDYWRAIRGVLLGEIKNVQIPGHEVAPGIYTGLNVAVNWDKVDITGPVYIGGMTRIEDGAKIVGPAMIGPNCWICSGATVENSVIFEWSRLGPGVRLVDKLVFGRYCVDKTGAAIDVQAAALDWLITDARQTVPSHTPVERQAIEELLGTSVN
- a CDS encoding segregation/condensation protein A, with translation MEASELLETITLLIHQAEQGEIDPWDVQVIEVIDRYLELMAPQTIGKGYETDLSQSGQAFLSASMLVLFKANTLMQLSIVEDAHDGVVDDALLLDEDGASHHGHRLPLERQLRRRPAAMPPPKRRVTLQELIEQLQIMANQLKFVEKTSKPIRPRRQPSIQSMRQALELAHQENLTEVAKELEQVLKLSAKELCLQQNWLNLEELVQLWTQTRQSSQNGSGHESEHSHLVSVFWALLLLSAQSKVELFQEEFYDEIKVRLLTDSPNNSQLCEHPINSRSQN